The genomic window atcttctcAAAATAAATCCCATTCTCTGCATTGTACCATACAGTCTCTCTTGAAATTCTCCTCTCAAGATTCAGCTTAGATTGTGTCCTGAACTTCTGACCttcaacaattaaaaaaactaagcatttccatttctttcctaagTTTTCATCACCCCAAACATCAATTTTCTCATGAGATTAACTAAAGGCCTTCCCTGTATTCCAGAGGTAAACACAATGTTCTTTTTTCTAAACATCCATTATCTCCTATTTTGAACACATTCTGTATCTATTAATTTTTTCCTGAGTAAGCTAGGAGAAAACCCTCAGAAGAGTTTAGTAGAGAATACTCCTGCACTGGTAAGaaatttctctctatatattctccAAGGGAAgaggtttgtttgtgtgtatgcgtgGTTAAATTTTTTTGGTCCATGAAATTCTATATTAATTAAAGTTTATTACTAAGTTCCATATAATTGGATATTGGGGATATGATCCCTTAAGCATTCTGCTGTATTTCTTCACTTCTGAACACTCACACTTCACAACTTTAAATTGCTgctaggatttttaaaaagtctcttaaAGAGACAAGAGATTTAAATTATCTGCTGGCCCTAGTGCCTGATCttttagaaattttcttttcacgtAACTTACAATTGTAGCTTGTGGACCAACTAAAATTCCCATCACGTGGTTTCCATATGAGATGATTCGATACCTAAGAACTTAGTTTTGGAAATTTACAAAATctcagaatatcagagctggaagaagatCAAACATCTAATTCAAGCCTCTTGTTGAAAAATAGTCTCAAATACGGCAAATGAGTACATTAAGGTGACATGAGTAATCAGTGGTGGAGCCAGgagccaggtctcctgactctcagcTGCCTCTTAAGCTGAATCTTTTAACTCAttgaaaggcactagaatttatTTCGTCATTGCTAGGTAAGTACCagaaaatttcttttccaatatctctctttattaaggaaatttgttctgtgaagtttggattcagtcaaagggccacatctgaggacctagagggccacttgtggccctgaggctgtaggttccccacctctgcaacaGAATGACCAGGAAAGAAACCATTTAATTCTGATctaaaagaaatatgtacaaataaattaaaattgtgATTCAATGTTTTGTAAATTAAAGTTCAGTGTTGATGGTTTCATTCTagcattattagcattttatgAATTCTATATGTTATGTATTTGTTTCAACTGGAGCTACTCTCTAGTGACATCTCAGTGCTCTCCTTGCTTCTTAATGATTACTGGTGTTGCTCACCAAAGTTGCTGAGGCTAGAACATGACACTGGAGGTTAATTATAAAATCTCAGATTGAAAGGCATTTCATCAGTTTACCTAGTCcaatccttattgaaagcatgcATCTTCTATACAACATCCTCAAAAAATTACTATCTAGCCTTTGAATGATTATTTCCAAAGACAGGAAGCTCACTGCTTCACCAGGCAGCCATTGTAGCCATTGTTTCCATACAAGGAACATCTTAATTAAAGCTGGAAAGTGTCATGGCATAGGGCAATAAATTATTTGGCCACAGAAGTTATTGTGGGGCATCAGGTGCTATAGTGGGTTATTCATCTACATTGGTGTAAAGACTGttcacactaatgaaatcaaagatatctgAACTATGTAAGAACTGGATGGATCAGGTTTAATATTTTGAGTTAGGGAAGGAGAAATCTCTAACCACATTGAGCACACAAAATCTACAGCTGATTCTCAGTAGTGTAATATCTTAAGATATTAAGAAATGAGGTTCTGTCGATATATACCAAATGGTTTGACTATTGGACTTAACTAAATTGCTCAGTtcatgcatcctgggtcatctccagtcatactgatgaatatcaggtcactggattcagatgcctctgaaggagaagtaaggctggtgacctacacagccctccctcactcaaaacaaagtcaagtgcaagtcatgtcatcatacctctgatgacatgatcttcttcagcaacaaaagacaaacacaataattttaaatgtagATATAAAACAGCAATGGTATTACAGTGAAATTTcatgattttataaatatttggttATTATTTGTTCATGAAAGGCGATATGGGGCAGTGTAAATGCCCAGCTTTGGAAAGGTATGGGTTCAAGTTCTATCTCTTATGTATTTTAGCAGTGTGTCTGTAGGCAGATCACATCATTATCAACATCATCAACATTGTTTCTATTAGTATTGTTGCTATTTAGAaaaaataccttttatttttGAGAAAACTGTTTTTGCTTGACTTCTAGAGGGTAGATATGGGACCAAAGGGCAACGTTTACAAAAAGAAGGATCTCATTTTCAATATAAGAATGGAATGGTCTGCCTTTTGGATTGGTGAGTCATTCTCTAAGTGCCCTACAGGTAACTATAAGTTATAGTCCAGTGGCTGATCTGTTTTAATGGAAGGATTTTCTACATCAGAGTTCCCTACACcattgaaatcacaaatctgagaCCACcttgcgcacacacacacacacacacacacacacacatacacacagaaagacatacacacactGTCATAAAACTCTAGAGCTGCCATATACAGAGCAtaactgaatttattttccaaagGGAAAAGCTTTAAAGctacaaaaatttaaattgtgctttaattatatattaatgatggaaattatttagttttaataaaaggattacaAAGCAAAGTTGCATACTCCACAGAAGAAAATCTTATGAGCTAGGATACATGAGTAGTGACCAGTATTGTCAGAATCATTCACTGAGTCATTGTGCCTAAGTCACTAAAACAAGAAACATtccacagaatcacaggatctagagatgaaaggaccatagatttagaactaaatgTGATCtgggaggtcatctagtccaaccccctcattttacagatgaggaaactgaggtccaggagaTTAAGTGTCTGAATCAAGattatacaggtagtaagtaggagAGCTAGAATGGCAACTCAggttctttgacttcaaatccattgtGCTTTTCACAGCACCatgattcctcccttcccttagctTCAAGCTGATAGATATTGACTTTCTCATTATCTGAGCTTCTTCAGCTCCAAAACCCGCCCTCCTTTCCATAATGTCAAGAGATCTGAAGCAGAGGTGTCCAATACACAACCTACAGGCTGAGTGAGGCTCACAGCACTCCAGATTGTGACCTAAACCAAGTTAAAAATGTTCTTGGGATATATGTAACAAAACgaacaaaaatataatagaataaagataatattaatatattgctTTTTAAGTCAATATACCCACAGGCATCCTTATGTACACTTTAgtggctcccatttctatttgagtttgacaccactgtcttCAGATTCAGTCCCCTTGTGTTACAGATGAAGATTGGGCTTCTCTATCTCAACCTTTTCAAGCTGTGAGTGTTGACTCTTCCTCTGACCTGAGTTAAATAGCCTCCTGCTACCACTGCAATTCCATTTATACTTCTCAATGGCTGTCGCTGCTCTCATTACTCACAAAAAGTCCTAAAGCCTGACGTTGACCCTCAGTGTTGAAAAGTAACACAGCGGTCAGCTAGTCAAGCCCTTATACAAAAAATCATGAAACCTTTTTTACAACAGCCTCAATAAGTGATTGGCCAAGCTCTTCCTGTAAAACTCCCGAGAAAACCATTCATAAATCCATAAGGCAAGCCACTCCATTTTCTTACAACTTTAATTGTTAGAAGGTCTTTCTTAAATTGAACTGAaactctcctttttaaaaaataatcctacCTTTGATCCCAAATCTGCCCTCTAGAGTCATTTAAGAGTTTTATCCATCttctgtaataataatgataaaaatagctagcatttatataatatattaaggTTTGTGCAGCACTTTATGTAATTACTTTACTTACtactattagccccattttatatatgtgaaaaCTGGGGCAGATCgatgttaagtgtcttgcctagtatcacacagctaggtcTGAGATAGcacttaaactcaagtcttcctgattccaggtccagcaatctattcactgtaccacctagctatcctcaAATACTTAACAATGACTAttatcctccctcccccaatacaTACCcctaaattcttttcttcttcacctttattttatattttatttttattcctttcaccTCATTCAGAATTTTTAGTGCATAAATCTTCCAAGTGTCATGATAATCCAAAACATTCCCTTgcttgagagaaagaaagaagaggaaggaaggaaagaagggagggagggagggaggaaggaaaaaaaggagggaggaaggaaggaaagacagaaggaaagaagaaatccaGGAAGGGCTGCTATACTTCTGTTCATACTTCCTCAGATACAAAATAGCTGTTTGGCCCTGGGCAGATCACAgaatttttctctgcctcaatttccccatctggaaaatgaagaatgtTGGACCCAATGACCTTTAAGATCCTTTCTCAGTCTCAAGCTATTATCCCATGGATGCTAAATACAGAGCAGGAGCATTAGGCAAAATGTATAATCAAGGGGACACTTTTCTACATTGATGAACACAACAGAAAAATAACAGCTGATTCTAACCTTGGTTTTATTCCACTTGCCTGACCCAGAAAGCTCCCCTTTAACGTACCCTGAACCCTTTTCttagagttctctctctctctcctccaaatgATAAAGGACTCAGATTTGAGGTTTCATTTGTATTCATCCTTTTTTTGGATGTTCCATCCATAAACTAAATgatttccaaggttccttccagttctgaatgtAGGATTGCTCATTTTTACATACCAGTAAACTGATTCCCACAAGAcaggtgcagtagataaagtagATATAGTAAATACTAgataagcctggagtcagggagactcgttgtactgagttcaaatctagcttctgacagttactagctgtgtgaatctggacaagtcacttaaccttgtttctctcacttattcatttgtaaaatgagctggcaaaggaagTGGAAAGtaactctagcatctttgccaagaggtcacaaaatgaggtcacagagtcagacactactgaaaaataactgatgtctcccagagaaggaaagtgacaaTATTCAAGGTCTTATACCTAACAACCACACCACcaacaataaccctatgaggtaggtgatattgttatgcccattttacaactgagtgagtgaaaatagcatttattaagttcttactatgtatgaagcacaaataaaaataaaatgtctcaTGAAAAACACTTTAATAAAGAATCTAAGTCAAAGTTATCTCCAATTTCACACACTAACAATAGGTAAGAGGAAAACCAGATGAACAATATGGCTATCATGAACCCACACAGAATTGCCAAGTCCTGTGAAGAAAATTAGTTCtctcttctcagaaaaaaaaatggaggtaaGTAACTTTGTTTCTTTATCAACCTCAGCTTCCTGACTATtcccttattttatttctttgaaataagTGACTGATAGATTGTGAGTTCTTCAATAGACAATTATATTGTTCTATACTCGCTCATATTCTCTCTGATCCCAATTCATTGTTGTGTGGATTGATTCTAAACCATCTGAATGGtctagagacagacagacacacagacagaaagacagacagagagatagatgatggatagatagatatagagagaaagatagatagatagatagatagatagatagatagatagatagatagatagatagatagaaagacagacagacagacagacagacagacagacagacagacagacagacagatagatagatagatagatagatagatagatagatagatagatagatagatagatagatagatagacagacagacagatagatagatgatagataggaaaaggagagaaagaaagagagagaaaaaaggaaggaggaaggaaggaagaaaagaagggaggagggaaggaaggaaggaagaaaggaaaggaggaaagaaggaaggaaggaagatagtaGAGGGGTTCTTAACATGGGAACAGTGAGCttggttttttaatattttgataactatttttcaatataattactttcttttgtaatcctatgaattttagtttattattttaaaagcattattctgagaacaggtctttaggcttcaccagactgccaaaggaatccatgacagAGAAAAAGTTAAGATTCTCCTAGAGAAATGAATCACTTAGGTCCTGTCCAGTTTGGATTATATTATCTGAATTTATAAGAGATAACCATAAATATTAGAAAAGCAAACTCATTTTCTTTggcatatttgaaaatgaaataaaaaggttTATTGGGTTGTGATTAATAACGCTTACTTTCATTAATACTCCTAGCATCTTAGATTTCATAGAaggaaaaagtaatttaaaaggcATTTAGAAGCATACACGTgtacacttttttaaaattccacaTTGATTGAATTTATTCTGAACACCCTTCCTTCTACGTAAGGTGGGTCTAACTTATGCCACACCCAAGTGGGTTTAGTTACAGGTAcctctccaaaagaaaaacttattATAAAACGAATCTTACCTCTTTCCTAACTCCATATATGTCTCAGAATTATATAACAATAGTACTTAAAGTTTTCCAAAGTGTTCTACATGTGTATACTTTTCTCTCCGTGTGAAGTTACTTTTTACTTTGATTAAACACAGAAATCAAATTACTGAGATtccaaattcatttaaaattgcttttagcAATTACTTCTGCTATTGATAAGCAAGAAAATGCACATTAGAATCAGTGACTTCGTATAGATAGTTTTCTGGAGAAAAGAATAcataattttgaataaaatagtGACTTCATCTGGATAATATAATGGAGAAAAGGGTATAGAATTTTGAACAGAAACAaagttttataaaatgctttacatgtcatttcatttgaccctcacaatagctccatgaggtaaatgctattattatccccattttacagatgaggaatctaatgcagacagaggttaaatgactttcccagggttaccaagagtctgaagcaggatttaaactcaggtccctTGACTCTAAGAAAAGAATTCTATCCAATAACATAACCCTTGAATAGCCTTATAGTAAcactcaaatatttgttgaaatgctAATGGTAATTTGTTCTATATTCTACTCTCACTTCTTGCagctgaaaggagaaagaaatggaagggatgaaTAAGACAGTTCTAACTGAATTCATTCTTCTGGGACTTTCCAAATACCCCAAactggagattttcttttttgtgttatgCATGACAATGTATATAGTCATCTTATTTGGAAATAGTGTCATTATCATACTGAGCATTCTAGATTCCCATCTTCACacccccatgtacttcttcctcagTAACCTCTCCTTCTTAGACATCTGTTATACATCTTCATATGTGCCCAAAATGCTGGTGAACTTCCTGGCAACCCGAAAATCGTTGTCCTTCTCAGGATGTGTAGCCCAGATGTCAATCGCCTTTGCCATGGGAACTACAGAGTGTGTCCTGTTGGCTGTGATGGCTTATGACCGCTATGTAGCCATCTGTAACCCTCTAAGGTATCCCATTGTCATGAATAGGACCGTTTATGTGCAGCTGGCAGCTTTGTCCTGGCTCATAGGTGGTATTAATTCTCTACTTCAAACTGTTCTTACTGTGCAGTTGCCTTTTTGCGGGAAAAATGTCATTGACCATTTCACATGTGAAATCTTGGCTGTCATGCACCTAGCCTGTGCCGACATCTCCCTAAATGAACTCATCATGCTGGTAGGAGCCATAATCCTCACCTTGACGCCTCTTCTATTAATTGTTATTTCTTATGTCTTCATCCTCTCCACCATTTTAAAGATCCGCTCTGCTGAGGGGAGGAGCAAAGCCTTTTCTACCTGCTCAGCCCATCTCACCGTGGTGATCATCTTCTATGGCGCTATCCTCTTCATGTATATGAAGCCCAAGTCCAAAGCCTCTCTGACCACAGATAAGCTCATTGCCATGTTTTATGGGATTTTTACCCCCATGCTCAATCCCATCATCTACAGTCTGAGGAACAAGGATGTGAATGCtgcagtgaaaagagtgctgAGCAGAAATCTGTCCATAGGGAAATTGTGAAAGATTTGGTTTGGGTCGATGCTGCAGGTGCACTTCTTAGGGCAACAACTTACTTGGATACTTTGAATTCCTCAGTTTGGGGTAAATTCTCCTACAAGGAAGGTCAcgatccttctctccctctctcatccttCTCTTCCACAATTCTGGTCTAGGTGTTCTGATAAATTCTCAGCAGATGTTCTATACAATCGACCTGAGGActtcctctattttttaaaaagtgacacaAAAGTATCAGTGTATAACTTGGATTGTCCATCTATTGTTTCATTCTCACTATGGAAcgcttctgtctccttttctgattctatatatttgataacatctcttaaaactttttttgcatttaagCCTTAATTGATAACATGTTGTAGCCTCTTTATTTATCTTCTCATCACCTTTTGCAGTAGGTGGAGGGGTATTTTTTGCAACAGTAAACCAGTAAAACAGTAGCAGCTACTTGATCTTTAAAACATATTTGCATTtatgcattttttcataagagaATATGAGACTGTTATTTACATTCAGTGTCCACATGCTTCCCTCTGATCTCCTTTTTGAGCTGAATaaaagttggttggttggttggttggttggttggttggttggttgattgggtggttgttgtccattcttaaagaggtccaaaatgatGTCACTAGGATACAGTCAAGTTTCAGGGTGTTCACCTGtgcctgatcagaccaatatcagctcagaatgctctaccacaggcctgacacaaatagtctgtgtgaacatttgggaggaatcctctaaatttgtgcatcctgtctttcctttgaactgtttcaattgttttgctcacagaacacagcatcttctctgatgtgggcatgccgtGTTGAGCAGCCCTGTGTCAGCGTCTTCCATGTCACATAATTGAttgcaaagttcttaagagaaaccttgagagtgtccttgattGCTTCGTCTGACCACCATGGCAACACttaccctgtgtgagttctccatagaatagtctttttgacaagcataccttttgcatttgaacaacttggccagcccatcagagatgCACTGTCTGAGGAAGAGTCTGAATAAAAGCATGTTCtgctcaaatgacataatattggTAATGTGCATAGAGCAATGTTTAGGAGGAGCCTCATAAATGCGTGTTCCTTTGTGTGTTTGAGATCCTAAAGGAACTCAATAGCATTTACTGAGTATTTTCTAGTGGAAGAGAGGCAGGAGAGCACAGtggattatatatgtgtgtatgcacatatacatgtattacatatataattaggtacatacatatataattagaTACATATAATTAAATACATGTATTGCGTATGTAATTAGATACATAGATGTAATTGGAGTCTGGAAAGATTGGCATTAAATAATGTCACAGCCATTTACCAGTTGGCTGACCAGAGGCAAGTTACTTAAGATCGCTAAAACTCAGCCAACTCTCTCAGAATCATCCACTAAGTTGTAGATGGGTTACAATCTACAGCAATGTTCCTCCAAATAAATGCTAATGTAGTAATATTTTTAGATAGACTCCTCTTACCCTCCATACAGACTCCTCTTACCCTCCATATAGACTCCTCTGACTCTTCCTTACAGTTGATctaagagatggaaaggaaaaggactcagtGTATAAAATAATCTGCTGGGAGTTTCGATTGCAAGCACTCTGAGTacacagaggaagaagaaactaTAAAGTGAATAATGGTAATGGCATTTCTATACCATTGTAAGGTTCACCAAACACTTTACacagatctcatttgatcctcacagcaaccctgggaccTAGGTGTTATTATATTATctgaattttattcttatttaatcTATTagtcatctccaactctttgtgaccccatttggggttttcttggcagagatactggagcggtttctctctccagttgattttacagaggaggaaactgagacaaacagggttaagtgccttgtccagggtgagacaactagtaaatgtctgagacttgatttgaactcacgtccttCCAACTCCAGAATctgcactctatcccctgtgccacatagctgccccatttgatagattgggaaactgaggcagacagaagttaagtgacttatccaaagttgCACTTCTAGTAAATTtctaaagccaaatttgaattcaggttttcctaactccaggaccagtggtctatccactgtaccaccaagctgcctcttgATCTCAGGTAGGCAGTACTTGCTAGCTTGGTGCCAATCCAGTACCCATTACTAATCTGCTCCATCCCTGCTTCTTCCAGTCTGTTCTCAGTCCATGAATGTGGCCTCAATCCTTAATCCCAACCTTGCTCCACAGGCAGGGCATCAGATCCTGGGCCACACACCCAAGTCGAGGTACCCAGCAGAAAGAGTTAAACGTGGAAACCCAACACTAGcatctttttcctctccaaaattCAGGCCCACAAAAAGTTTGAGACACTTCTCAAAGGTCACAGAAAACATCTCTGCATTTATGGGCCTCAGTGGTGCTTCTGAAAGCTGAATCAtctcacttttgtgtttgtatttttcctttataaatgaaTTAGCAGGGAGAGGGGGATTCCAAACAAAAATGTTTAACAGCAGCTCAtacaaaattagaattggaaattaCCTACTACAACTCCCTTCTTTAATTCACAACAGAAGTAATTTTTCACTGAAAACAttgattattgaaaaaaatattttattttgagtcACTCTgctcatttcttctttccatcaCATAGTTTTATGGTGTTTACtttaggaagatctggattcaaatcttgtctgtgtcacttactagctatatagtcatggacaagtcacttaatctcaattacTTTCTGGCCTGGGAACAAACTTTGAGAGTATTCCCCTCCCAGGCTGTTTCTCCTGGGAAGGCAAAGTGAGCTATCTTTTGTCTCGATTCTAACCTGGCCTTCAATATTGACTGGGTATTGCCTCTGACAGACTGAGGCCAGGCAAAGACCTTATCTCAAAAAGGTCAAgctcttccactgcatcctgggtcgtTGCCAGTTGATCTGACTTCATTCTTGCTGTTGGATTCCAATcactggaggaaggagtgaggctgacgactctgcccagccctgcctcactgaaatccaattcccTGGTAAGTCAAGACCTCACCCTCCTgacgtcattggtcctctttcagaGCTGAGGTCAAACAACAAAAATACGCATATGTACCTGTGCATCTTCTGATGGACAGAGAGACATTGAGACAGATAGAGGACTAGATAAGTGGAGATAGATGGATATTTAAAAGCTCTGTCTTAATCGTCCAATTTGCCTGACCCACAGTCTTAAATTGGTCAACTATTCTTCAAAATTTCCCTTCCCTAAAACTCTATTACCAGAGATGTTTCCTTGTTCCTTTGGCTTACTCTTCAATTAGAATGCACCaacattttctttctaattgctcTGTGGCCCATTGTCCCTGAAGCATCCCAAAGTTTCTAAATTTGGCACCTTGCACTTTTCAACTTTAAATTGCTTTGGGATTAGCCTTGATTGCGTTGGGTAATGGCTGCTTTGCAGATATTTACGGTGATCCATCTATGAGACTCTGGCAGTTTACGAAATATACACAGACTACCTTAATGTCAGAATTTGTTTGGTGATGTTTTGGAAGAAGTAAGGGAATCTATTTGAAGCGGTGGAAATAATTTCTCAAACCTCCAGGTAAACCTTGGATATACTGACCAGATGCCACCCCGGAATTTTTCAATTTCCAATGATAACTACATGAGAATTTAGTTATATAGATTATGAATGGCATGAGTTATTAGATTTCAATCTATAACTACTTTTAGACATGAATAGTTCACCCTAGAAACTGATTATTTGGTAACTTTCCTGAATTGTAGATATTTGTTATCCTGAGGGATTTCTTTAAAAGAGCTTATACCAGGAATTCATTCTTGCTCTGCACAATATAAAATCTCCTGCTAAAATCAAGAACTAATAATAAATACTATTACCACTATACAtacaataattattataataatatattatatataatatatattatcatATGACAGTATGTTATAAACATACACtgtaaatatataacataataaagtAATCCTATAATATAAAACTGTAATAGCCATTATTATTACTAAAGTgataataacaagcatttatatcctgctttaatgtttgcaaagtgctgtacTTATGTTACCTCACAAGAATCTATTCAGATGGTGATACATTATcttgattttacagaagagaaagctgagaTTGAGAGAtaataagtgactttcccagtcacacagttagtaagtttatAAGGCAGAGtttggactcagatctttctCTCTCGAAATTCCATGTTGTATCCACTGTATCACGTAGCTGAAGAAACCTAGTAAAGTTGGAAGTTACAGATATTGTTCAATTGAAGTACTAAGCTGtaggaaaataaatgtttcttaaatatctactatgtaaaAAGCTTTGGGCAGCaatgtgacatagtggatagagtgctgtgcctacagacaggaagactcatcttcttcagttctgacacttactagctgtgtgaccctggacaagtccctttaccttgtttgtctcacttcttcttctataaaaatgagctggcaaaggaagTGGCAAGCCaccctaatatctttgccaagaaaaccccaaataaggtcacagagtcagacactactgaaaaaga from Notamacropus eugenii isolate mMacEug1 chromosome 1, mMacEug1.pri_v2, whole genome shotgun sequence includes these protein-coding regions:
- the LOC140523091 gene encoding olfactory receptor 13C9-like, producing MEGMNKTVLTEFILLGLSKYPKLEIFFFVLCMTMYIVILFGNSVIIILSILDSHLHTPMYFFLSNLSFLDICYTSSYVPKMLVNFLATRKSLSFSGCVAQMSIAFAMGTTECVLLAVMAYDRYVAICNPLRYPIVMNRTVYVQLAALSWLIGGINSLLQTVLTVQLPFCGKNVIDHFTCEILAVMHLACADISLNELIMLVGAIILTLTPLLLIVISYVFILSTILKIRSAEGRSKAFSTCSAHLTVVIIFYGAILFMYMKPKSKASLTTDKLIAMFYGIFTPMLNPIIYSLRNKDVNAAVKRVLSRNLSIGKL